The Conexivisphaera calida genome includes a region encoding these proteins:
- a CDS encoding V-type ATPase subunit: MPRLTEYEDDVYAITKAYFIRGTLLDRTFFKLAVGFTSVEELSERLRSTRYAQSLGNERISRAKDLEKILMGSLMDLHYRLMRLYSGDGVLTALFERYTSWDVKAVLRGKAVGQTYEQILDGLYMRAEELLGRRDLVIRAAAAKDLGGAVMGLSGTEYYDVAQEGLKIYESTGDPASFDIVVDRFTIGGIARIAIRGGEDEDTYVGRLVLSMVDEYNLGLALRYASIGLPATQASQLLITEGNLYLSPDPLRRLMSEGAPPASYADMLRRTPYGAYLKGDDANAVISSVISFRLHTADGAWAAAAMEPPVLAALVFLVENEVRNLSAIAFGIENRVPKDDIYALLRFPE, from the coding sequence TTGCCGCGGCTGACCGAGTACGAGGATGACGTGTACGCGATAACCAAGGCATACTTCATTAGGGGCACGCTACTGGATAGGACCTTCTTCAAGCTGGCCGTGGGCTTCACGAGTGTAGAAGAGCTCTCCGAGAGGCTCAGATCCACACGGTACGCACAATCCCTCGGGAACGAACGGATCTCCCGGGCGAAGGATCTGGAGAAGATACTCATGGGAAGCCTAATGGACCTTCACTATCGTCTGATGCGCCTGTACTCCGGAGATGGGGTGCTCACAGCTCTCTTCGAGCGGTACACGTCCTGGGACGTCAAGGCTGTGCTGAGAGGCAAGGCAGTTGGGCAGACCTACGAGCAGATACTGGATGGGCTCTACATGAGGGCCGAGGAGCTGCTCGGAAGGCGTGACCTAGTCATTAGGGCAGCCGCCGCCAAGGACCTCGGGGGCGCCGTGATGGGTCTCTCGGGCACGGAGTACTATGACGTGGCGCAGGAGGGTCTCAAGATCTACGAATCCACGGGGGATCCCGCGTCCTTCGATATAGTAGTAGATCGCTTCACGATCGGCGGTATCGCCCGCATCGCGATCAGAGGCGGGGAGGATGAGGACACATATGTTGGCAGACTCGTGCTCTCAATGGTGGACGAGTACAACTTGGGGCTTGCGCTCAGGTACGCATCGATAGGCCTCCCGGCGACGCAGGCCTCCCAGCTCCTGATAACGGAGGGTAATCTCTACCTATCTCCGGATCCGCTGAGAAGACTAATGTCTGAAGGGGCACCTCCTGCGTCCTATGCCGACATGTTGAGAAGGACCCCCTATGGTGCATATCTGAAGGGCGATGACGCAAACGCCGTGATCAGCTCCGTGATCTCCTTCAGACTTCATACGGCCGATGGTGCATGGGCAGCCGCCGCCATGGAGCCTCCAGTGCTGGCCGCCCTGGTCTTCCTCGTCGAGAACGAGGTTCGCAATCTGTCCGCTATCGCGTTCGGAATAGAGAACAGAGTACCCAAGGACGACATATATGCCCTACTAAGATTCCCTGAGTGA